One stretch of Rosistilla oblonga DNA includes these proteins:
- a CDS encoding TolC family protein, which yields MQQNPLSRSTQPIHRYCVVAIAAVALLAAADADQPRTQRLPPLPTGTAEAAAPPNRLPTPPPIEPPRVIGETPEPSNLPRAADVPVPRQLPLPRVAPQPRDTPPLRLPPSYPRPTPRMQPLPVVPAPAPAPATAPAPATAPPQNRVDSAPVRIAPPPQNNSATADPPSLLPIEAYPRTDSRNADQPAAGAGSPLTYPTTGMSLELPRRPSAAESAAVQTIGDHNTLPEHLQPMWWNAEVQHSIGIGPATLPITIDRLVQSALAHSVQIQSLMTEPQIRRATIQVEEAQFDWHSFIESQFDDKSDPIGSILTTGSTDGRFEDKTWTAAAGLRQSNRIGGKLEVAQNGGSQRNNSQFLIPNPQGTTRLELNYTQPLLSGAGRFVNESRVVLAKLDYGATDDRTQAQIQDHLIDVTNAYWELYLSRSQLLQRRKLLESARQIYQTLQAREGVDVLQRQILRAQVAVTGREAEVIRSQTEIRNSQARLRRLINDPELIAAMPLEWTPQDHPLDFRVDISAYASAQTALTSRPEIGEAMKRVRALSVQADVAKNEILPRLDFVIRSYVAGLEENADTLGSWTRQWTDGRPSYGMGMLYEFPIGNRAAKGRLQRSRLELSREVHDFESTVEQTLLEVDIAVRETQTAYREMVSKQRAVFAAAAEVQYLDQRWRALPSQQDSAVLLLENLLDAQQRLGNEESAFATAHVNYALSWIALRRAMGTLLSMQKEPIAQPVIDGLPEPPPLQDAQGESVLQPTRLPATAWGRDRIQHPPGVLTR from the coding sequence GTGCAGCAGAATCCACTGAGCCGATCAACCCAGCCGATCCACCGATATTGCGTCGTCGCAATAGCGGCCGTTGCGCTGTTGGCAGCGGCAGATGCGGACCAGCCGCGGACGCAGCGTTTGCCCCCGCTTCCGACTGGCACAGCCGAGGCCGCGGCTCCGCCGAATCGCTTGCCGACGCCGCCGCCAATCGAACCGCCACGCGTGATCGGCGAGACTCCCGAACCATCCAATCTGCCCCGCGCCGCTGATGTCCCGGTGCCGCGGCAGTTACCGTTGCCGCGAGTCGCTCCACAACCGCGCGACACACCTCCGCTGCGTCTGCCTCCGTCGTACCCACGGCCAACACCGCGGATGCAACCGTTGCCTGTGGTGCCAGCACCAGCTCCGGCCCCGGCAACAGCACCAGCTCCGGCAACAGCTCCTCCGCAAAATCGGGTCGACAGCGCACCGGTTCGGATCGCGCCGCCTCCACAAAACAATTCTGCGACTGCTGATCCGCCCAGCTTGCTGCCGATCGAGGCTTATCCGCGCACCGACAGCCGGAACGCCGACCAGCCAGCCGCCGGTGCAGGATCGCCGTTGACCTATCCGACGACGGGGATGTCGTTGGAGCTTCCGCGACGCCCGAGTGCAGCGGAATCCGCTGCCGTACAGACGATCGGCGACCACAACACACTCCCCGAACACCTGCAACCGATGTGGTGGAACGCGGAGGTGCAACATTCGATCGGAATCGGGCCGGCAACGCTGCCGATAACGATCGACCGCCTGGTTCAATCCGCGTTGGCCCATTCGGTCCAGATTCAATCGCTGATGACCGAACCCCAGATTCGGCGAGCGACGATCCAGGTCGAAGAAGCTCAATTCGACTGGCACAGTTTTATCGAATCGCAGTTCGATGACAAAAGCGATCCGATCGGCAGCATCTTAACGACCGGGTCGACCGACGGACGGTTCGAAGACAAAACATGGACCGCTGCGGCGGGACTTCGGCAAAGCAACCGCATCGGCGGCAAGCTGGAAGTGGCGCAGAACGGCGGCAGCCAACGCAACAACTCACAGTTTCTGATCCCCAATCCGCAGGGAACGACGAGACTGGAATTGAACTACACCCAACCACTGCTCAGCGGAGCCGGGCGGTTTGTCAACGAGAGCCGCGTCGTGCTGGCCAAGCTAGATTACGGAGCGACCGACGATCGAACGCAGGCGCAGATCCAAGATCATTTGATCGATGTCACCAACGCGTATTGGGAACTGTATCTCAGCCGCAGCCAGTTGTTGCAGCGTCGCAAGCTGCTCGAAAGCGCCCGCCAGATCTATCAAACACTGCAAGCCCGCGAAGGGGTCGACGTCTTGCAGCGACAAATCCTGCGAGCTCAGGTTGCGGTCACCGGACGCGAAGCCGAAGTGATTCGATCGCAAACCGAGATCCGCAACTCCCAGGCTCGGCTGCGACGATTGATCAACGATCCGGAACTGATCGCCGCGATGCCGTTGGAGTGGACACCACAAGACCATCCACTGGACTTCCGCGTCGACATCTCCGCCTATGCATCGGCGCAGACCGCTCTCACCTCGCGGCCCGAGATTGGTGAAGCGATGAAACGCGTCAGAGCGCTGTCGGTGCAAGCCGATGTGGCAAAGAACGAGATCCTGCCGCGGTTGGATTTTGTGATCCGATCTTATGTCGCCGGACTCGAAGAAAACGCCGACACGCTTGGTTCCTGGACTCGACAATGGACCGATGGCCGGCCGAGCTACGGCATGGGAATGTTATACGAGTTCCCGATTGGGAACCGCGCCGCCAAGGGACGTCTGCAACGCAGCCGGTTGGAATTGAGCCGCGAGGTCCACGACTTTGAATCGACGGTCGAACAGACATTATTGGAAGTCGACATCGCGGTCCGCGAAACCCAAACCGCATATCGCGAGATGGTCAGCAAGCAGCGAGCTGTGTTTGCTGCCGCTGCGGAGGTTCAATACCTCGACCAGCGTTGGCGAGCGTTGCCATCGCAACAAGACTCGGCTGTCCTACTGTTGGAGAATCTGCTCGATGCACAACAGCGGCTGGGGAACGAAGAATCCGCATTTGCCACCGCCCACGTGAACTACGCGCTCTCTTGGATCGCGCTGCGTCGGGCGATGGGAACGCTCCTTTCGATGCAAAAAGAACCGATCGCCCAGCCGGTTATCGACGGACTTCCCGAACCGCCACCGCTGCAAGACGCCCAGGGCGAATCGGTGCTGCAGCCGACGCGTCTGCCAGCAACCGCCTGGGGACGCGATCGAATTCAGCATCCGCCAGGAGTTCTAACGCGATGA